The proteins below are encoded in one region of Paraburkholderia phenazinium:
- the bufB gene encoding MNIO family bufferin maturase, whose amino-acid sequence MTDFTRTTHLGPDGRGRPPHAPAAVQHLVGTSFKHEHLADIFADGLKDGFFEVHAENYMGAGGPPHRLLAAIREHYPLSIHGVCMSIGGPGALDAAHLARFRDLVVRYEPALVSEHLAWSSHGGQFFNDLLPLPYAKETLEHVCEHIEQVQNAIKRPILLENPSTYVAFASSTMSETDFIRSVVQRTGCGLLLDINNVFVSATNHGFSAAAYLDELPFDQVGEIHLAGHSEQRDDENELLLIDSHDRAISEPVWNLYRDVVSRTGPRPTLIEWDSNLPAWPVLRDQAMTVRQIIVEHETSLAEAPCHGG is encoded by the coding sequence ATGACCGATTTCACCCGAACGACGCATCTCGGACCCGACGGGCGCGGCCGTCCTCCTCATGCACCGGCCGCCGTGCAGCACCTTGTCGGTACCAGTTTCAAGCACGAACATCTTGCCGATATTTTCGCGGACGGACTGAAAGACGGCTTCTTCGAAGTCCACGCAGAAAACTATATGGGGGCTGGCGGTCCGCCGCATCGGCTGCTTGCTGCGATCCGCGAGCACTATCCGCTCTCGATCCACGGTGTGTGCATGTCGATCGGCGGCCCTGGCGCGCTGGATGCGGCTCATCTCGCGCGCTTTCGCGATCTGGTTGTACGCTACGAACCCGCGCTGGTGTCAGAGCACCTCGCATGGTCCTCACATGGCGGCCAGTTTTTTAACGACCTGCTGCCTTTGCCGTACGCAAAAGAAACGCTCGAGCACGTGTGCGAACACATCGAGCAGGTGCAGAACGCGATCAAACGCCCCATCCTTCTTGAGAATCCGTCGACCTATGTCGCTTTCGCGTCGTCGACGATGAGCGAAACCGACTTCATCCGCAGCGTCGTTCAACGCACCGGTTGCGGCTTGCTGTTGGACATCAATAACGTTTTTGTCTCGGCAACCAATCACGGCTTTTCAGCCGCGGCGTATCTCGACGAATTGCCGTTTGATCAGGTGGGCGAAATACATCTGGCCGGACATAGCGAGCAACGCGACGACGAAAACGAACTGCTGCTGATAGATAGCCACGACCGCGCTATTTCTGAGCCCGTCTGGAATCTGTATAGGGATGTCGTATCGCGTACTGGACCAAGGCCGACGCTGATCGAATGGGACAGCAACCTTCCTGCCTGGCCCGTGTTGCGAGATCAGGCCATGACCGTCCGGCAGATCATCGTCGAACACGAGACGTCACTCGCGGAAGCGCCTTGCCATGGAGGTTGA
- a CDS encoding BufA1 family periplasmic bufferin-type metallophore, producing MSAKATVSSTLLAGVVASLLASAAHAAPLTSAEASAAVAAHKEKCYGVALKGQNDCAAGPGTTCQGTSAMDFQGNSWKFVQGGTCTNIQVPGGGHGSLTPLKS from the coding sequence ATGTCCGCCAAAGCCACTGTCAGCTCCACCCTGCTCGCCGGCGTCGTCGCAAGCCTGCTCGCTTCGGCCGCCCATGCAGCACCGCTCACCAGTGCGGAAGCTAGTGCCGCTGTCGCCGCTCACAAGGAAAAGTGCTACGGCGTCGCCCTGAAAGGTCAGAACGACTGCGCCGCCGGTCCCGGCACCACCTGTCAGGGTACGTCCGCGATGGATTTCCAGGGCAACTCATGGAAGTTCGTTCAGGGCGGCACCTGCACGAATATCCAGGTGCCCGGTGGCGGCCACGGCTCGCTGACTCCGCTGAAGTCCTGA
- a CDS encoding DUF1109 domain-containing protein — protein sequence MRTDDLVGLLSTGITPVKRGTAGRRFGIALPLAAIGATLLMATVFGIRPDLGAIVKTAIFWEKLAFPLCIAIGALVATVRLARPGARIGAGWPVMVTPVVIVWIAAMVVVVSAAPQYRLPAILGQTWRTCPFNILLLSVPGFIAIFWAVKGLAPTRLRLAAAISGLLASSTATVAYCFHCPEMSPAFWSVWYVAGMLLPVALGAVLGPKLLRW from the coding sequence ATGAGAACGGATGATCTCGTCGGACTGCTCTCGACCGGCATCACGCCCGTAAAACGTGGCACTGCGGGCCGTCGGTTCGGCATCGCCCTGCCGCTCGCCGCTATTGGCGCGACGCTATTGATGGCTACGGTATTTGGCATTCGCCCCGATCTGGGCGCCATCGTCAAAACCGCGATCTTCTGGGAAAAGCTCGCGTTCCCGCTATGCATCGCAATCGGCGCCCTGGTTGCGACCGTGCGGCTGGCACGCCCCGGCGCCAGGATTGGAGCCGGATGGCCTGTCATGGTGACGCCGGTGGTCATCGTCTGGATTGCCGCAATGGTGGTCGTCGTCAGTGCCGCGCCGCAATACCGCTTGCCGGCGATACTCGGGCAGACCTGGCGCACCTGCCCATTCAATATCCTCCTGCTGTCCGTTCCGGGTTTCATCGCCATCTTCTGGGCGGTCAAGGGACTGGCTCCTACCCGGCTACGATTGGCTGCCGCCATCTCTGGCCTGCTGGCGAGCTCGACCGCCACGGTCGCGTACTGCTTTCATTGCCCCGAGATGAGCCCCGCGTTCTGGAGCGTCTGGTACGTGGCCGGCATGCTGCTTCCAGTCGCGCTCGGGGCCGTTCTGGGCCCCAAACTGCTTCGGTGGTAG
- a CDS encoding sigma-70 family RNA polymerase sigma factor produces the protein MTVYSAEERLRTLFVAGLAGDASQYRAFLSELTRHLRGFLRKRIPQLHDDVEDLVQEILLAVHNARHTYRPDEPLTAWVHAIARYKLMDFFRTRARRESLHTPLDEHDDIFAEVDDEPANARRDIGKLLDHLPDKQRLSIVHVKLQGLSVAEASRLTGLSESAVKVSIHRGLKALATYVRRIA, from the coding sequence ATGACCGTGTACTCCGCAGAGGAGCGTCTGAGAACATTGTTTGTCGCGGGCCTTGCAGGCGACGCATCGCAGTACCGCGCATTCCTGTCCGAACTGACGCGTCACCTGCGAGGCTTTCTTCGCAAGCGGATTCCGCAACTTCACGACGACGTCGAGGATCTCGTCCAGGAAATCCTGCTAGCCGTGCATAATGCACGTCATACGTACCGTCCGGATGAGCCGCTGACCGCGTGGGTCCACGCGATCGCGCGTTATAAACTTATGGATTTCTTCAGAACGCGTGCGCGACGGGAGTCGTTGCACACGCCCCTTGACGAGCACGATGACATTTTCGCCGAGGTCGACGACGAACCGGCCAACGCCCGCCGCGATATCGGGAAACTGCTGGACCACCTGCCGGACAAGCAGCGGCTCTCGATCGTGCACGTCAAGCTGCAAGGACTTTCGGTTGCGGAGGCCTCCCGGTTGACGGGGCTATCGGAGTCGGCCGTCAAGGTCAGCATCCACAGGGGGCTCAAGGCTCTGGCCACATACGTCCGGAGAATCGCATGA
- a CDS encoding TetR/AcrR family transcriptional regulator, with amino-acid sequence MVRPREFDENEVLDAAAHQFWVYGYEATTVRDLAQCMGITGASLYNAFGDKRSLFERALTHYIARSFGDRVSRFEVNLPPLDAIRAFFREIVERSVSDRDRKGCLLVNSALEVAPHDAGFQATIANVLVAVEAFFRRCVHAGQQAGEISTAQSADDLARLLLGVHLGIRVLARTRPDRALLEGVVRPALALLEVGAASRQ; translated from the coding sequence ATGGTTCGACCACGGGAATTCGATGAAAATGAGGTCCTCGATGCCGCCGCCCACCAGTTCTGGGTCTATGGCTACGAGGCGACTACTGTGCGGGATCTCGCTCAGTGCATGGGAATAACGGGGGCAAGTCTTTACAACGCGTTTGGGGACAAACGCTCGTTGTTCGAGCGGGCGTTGACACACTACATTGCAAGAAGCTTCGGCGACCGGGTGTCGAGATTCGAGGTCAACCTGCCGCCGCTCGATGCCATCAGGGCGTTCTTTCGGGAGATTGTCGAACGCTCGGTTAGCGACAGGGATCGTAAGGGATGCCTGCTGGTGAATTCGGCGCTCGAGGTCGCGCCACACGACGCGGGCTTTCAGGCGACGATCGCCAACGTGCTGGTGGCCGTAGAAGCGTTTTTCCGGCGCTGTGTGCACGCCGGCCAGCAGGCCGGCGAGATTTCGACTGCACAGTCCGCCGACGATCTTGCGCGGTTGCTGCTGGGCGTTCATCTCGGCATACGGGTGCTTGCCCGGACCAGGCCGGACCGTGCGCTGCTGGAGGGAGTCGTGCGGCCGGCGCTGGCGCTGCTCGAGGTTGGAGCGGCGAGCCGTCAATGA
- a CDS encoding NAD(P)/FAD-dependent oxidoreductase yields MDFDVIVLGAGMVGVSSALHLQDRGRRVALVDRRGPGEETSFGNAGLIESSSVVPYAFPRHPATLLRYLRNQSTDLYWDYKALPTFASWLARFWWESSPSRLEAAARDMFPLIRRSVVEHDALIARAGLASLVHHGGWLEAFRTEAEFERQSAVAEAKARTHGLRVTPLDAAALQARECGLAPGFSGALHWQDPASVANPGALTKGYARLFEEGGGQLLTGEATTLRQQADAWTVQTSQGMVSAREVVVALGPWSDKIFAPLGYRIPLRAKRGYHMHYEPTRAMLSVPLVDTEKGYVIAPMQGRLRLTTGVEIARREAAPTGIQLGRAEQIARPIFGLGQRLDNAPWLGLRPCTPDMRPVIGAAPRHRGLWFSFGHNHHGLTLGPVSGRLLAEMMTGATPVADPYPFRPERFR; encoded by the coding sequence ATGGATTTCGATGTGATCGTGCTGGGAGCCGGAATGGTTGGCGTGTCGAGCGCGCTGCATCTGCAGGATCGCGGACGCCGCGTGGCACTCGTCGACCGGCGCGGCCCGGGTGAGGAGACCAGCTTCGGCAATGCCGGGCTGATCGAAAGTTCGTCTGTGGTCCCGTACGCCTTTCCACGCCATCCCGCTACGCTGCTGCGCTATCTGCGCAATCAATCGACGGACCTTTACTGGGACTACAAGGCGCTGCCGACGTTTGCGTCGTGGCTCGCGCGCTTCTGGTGGGAGTCGTCCCCGAGCCGCCTCGAAGCTGCTGCGCGTGACATGTTTCCGTTGATCCGGCGAAGCGTCGTCGAACACGATGCGTTGATCGCACGCGCAGGCCTTGCCAGCCTCGTGCATCACGGCGGCTGGCTCGAGGCATTCCGTACGGAGGCAGAATTTGAACGGCAATCCGCAGTAGCCGAAGCGAAAGCGCGTACCCATGGATTGCGCGTGACGCCGCTCGATGCCGCCGCACTCCAGGCGCGCGAATGCGGTCTCGCACCGGGATTCAGTGGCGCGTTGCATTGGCAAGATCCGGCGAGCGTTGCCAACCCCGGCGCGTTGACGAAGGGCTACGCGCGACTGTTCGAGGAAGGTGGCGGCCAGCTTTTGACCGGCGAGGCGACCACGCTGCGCCAGCAGGCCGACGCATGGACCGTGCAGACATCGCAAGGCATGGTCAGCGCCAGGGAGGTTGTAGTAGCCCTCGGACCATGGTCCGACAAGATTTTCGCACCGCTCGGTTATCGCATACCGCTGCGGGCGAAGCGCGGTTATCACATGCATTACGAGCCCACCCGGGCGATGCTCTCCGTGCCGCTTGTCGACACGGAGAAAGGCTACGTGATCGCGCCCATGCAAGGACGCCTGCGGTTGACGACCGGCGTGGAGATCGCCCGACGTGAGGCGGCGCCGACGGGCATTCAACTGGGTCGGGCGGAGCAAATTGCCCGACCCATCTTCGGCCTCGGCCAGCGGCTGGACAACGCGCCCTGGCTTGGCCTGCGTCCCTGTACGCCGGATATGCGGCCGGTTATCGGAGCTGCACCTCGTCATCGCGGGCTCTGGTTCTCGTTTGGCCACAACCATCACGGGTTGACACTCGGCCCCGTGTCAGGCCGCCTGCTGGCGGAAATGATGACTGGCGCAACGCCTGTTGCCGATCCCTATCCGTTTCGTCCCGAGCGATTCCGGTAG
- a CDS encoding alpha/beta fold hydrolase, which translates to MLEFTSVLTNDNVRLNVVQSGNPRGSAIVFIHGISQSWMSWIAQLTDPSLRAKYRMVAFDLRGHGTSQGSYAAVDGVSARPGAQIDTAHGDGQPGNATALAAADLHAVIDGLGLSAPTVIGWSYGGTVLQDYIAAQGGLAGIGKAVLLATSPVVLAPGNADGGADTVFSAGAITTLLKTTPINPYTGELNSHTDIAAGLTGFVELCYQDELSRAAPGEAQVQGVTGFNLFTPAAVRLAIIGRVFDHRPTLAALSAGDKARIRIVSPQGDKVLQAARIDHYWQETGLALDAVAGEGHLFHCRNAQTFNTMVASWAG; encoded by the coding sequence ATGCTTGAGTTCACCAGCGTACTAACAAACGACAATGTTCGGTTGAATGTGGTTCAGAGCGGAAACCCGCGCGGGTCAGCCATTGTGTTCATCCACGGCATCTCGCAGTCGTGGATGTCGTGGATCGCCCAGTTGACCGACCCCTCGCTGCGCGCGAAGTACAGGATGGTGGCGTTCGATCTGCGTGGTCACGGGACGTCACAGGGTTCTTACGCGGCGGTGGACGGCGTAAGTGCCCGGCCCGGGGCGCAGATCGATACAGCACACGGCGACGGGCAGCCTGGGAACGCGACTGCGCTGGCAGCGGCCGATCTGCATGCGGTAATCGACGGCCTGGGCCTGAGCGCGCCAACGGTGATTGGCTGGTCCTACGGCGGAACCGTGCTGCAAGACTACATTGCCGCACAAGGTGGGCTGGCTGGCATCGGCAAGGCCGTCCTGCTGGCAACCTCCCCCGTCGTCCTCGCGCCGGGGAATGCCGATGGGGGCGCCGATACCGTGTTTAGCGCCGGCGCCATCACGACGCTGTTGAAAACGACACCGATCAATCCCTATACGGGGGAACTCAACAGTCATACTGACATTGCAGCAGGACTGACCGGCTTCGTCGAACTGTGCTACCAGGACGAGCTATCGCGAGCGGCGCCAGGCGAGGCACAGGTACAAGGTGTCACGGGGTTCAATCTGTTCACTCCCGCGGCAGTACGGCTCGCCATTATTGGCCGCGTGTTCGACCACCGCCCGACGCTTGCAGCCCTGAGCGCAGGCGACAAAGCCCGCATCCGGATCGTTTCGCCACAAGGCGATAAGGTGCTGCAGGCCGCCCGTATCGATCACTACTGGCAGGAAACTGGACTTGCGCTCGACGCTGTGGCTGGCGAGGGTCATCTTTTCCATTGCCGTAATGCTCAGACGTTCAATACCATGGTGGCTTCCTGGGCTGGTTAG
- the hpaC gene encoding 4-hydroxyphenylacetate 3-monooxygenase, reductase component encodes MLQTDLPNQDADARKQFRQAMAHLSAAVNVITTAGALGRCGITASAVCSVTDTPPTMLVCLNRSSAMHATFEGNGKVCVNVLPAEHEMLAKHFAGQTQVPMEERFGWPIWDDGLAGVPVLRDALASIQGRIVELKEVGSHSVMFVEATRICVRDDGDGLIYFDRSFHRIRRAQAA; translated from the coding sequence ATGCTGCAAACCGATTTGCCAAACCAGGACGCCGACGCCCGCAAACAGTTTCGTCAGGCCATGGCCCACCTTAGCGCGGCCGTCAATGTGATTACAACTGCCGGCGCGCTCGGACGTTGTGGCATTACGGCGAGCGCCGTGTGCTCCGTGACCGATACGCCGCCCACAATGCTCGTTTGCCTGAACCGTTCGAGCGCGATGCATGCGACTTTCGAAGGCAACGGCAAGGTCTGCGTCAACGTGCTGCCGGCCGAGCATGAGATGCTCGCCAAGCACTTTGCAGGTCAAACGCAGGTGCCGATGGAAGAACGTTTCGGCTGGCCGATCTGGGACGATGGCCTGGCGGGTGTGCCCGTGTTGCGCGACGCGCTCGCGAGCATCCAGGGAAGAATTGTCGAACTGAAAGAGGTCGGCTCGCACTCGGTCATGTTTGTTGAAGCCACCCGGATCTGCGTGCGCGACGACGGAGACGGACTGATCTACTTCGACCGGAGTTTCCACCGCATCAGGCGAGCGCAAGCGGCCTGA
- a CDS encoding response regulator transcription factor, whose protein sequence is MTSPTPIVYIVDDDNGMRTSLSWLLESVGIRSVGFANPAEFLRDFDSRVAACLVLDVRMPQASGFDVQAELQRQGATLPIIFVSGHGDIPMSVRALQNGAIDFVEKPYNSQQMLDRVQRALKLATQRHDASQKHRELRRRIDSLTAREKEVLRGVVEGKGSKRIAADLSISVKTVDVHRASIKDKVGAPSIAQLVRDVMAVWDQDAPADDKQR, encoded by the coding sequence ATGACTTCGCCGACCCCAATCGTGTACATCGTCGATGACGACAACGGTATGCGCACATCGCTGTCATGGCTTCTGGAGTCGGTGGGTATCCGCTCCGTCGGGTTCGCCAATCCTGCCGAGTTTCTGCGCGACTTCGATTCGCGAGTAGCCGCCTGTCTGGTGCTCGATGTACGCATGCCGCAGGCTAGCGGTTTTGACGTGCAGGCAGAACTGCAGCGACAGGGCGCAACGCTGCCCATCATTTTTGTTAGTGGGCATGGCGACATTCCGATGTCGGTGCGCGCGCTGCAAAACGGCGCAATCGATTTTGTCGAGAAACCGTACAACTCCCAGCAGATGCTCGACCGCGTACAGCGTGCATTGAAGCTCGCTACGCAGCGTCACGATGCAAGCCAGAAACACCGCGAGTTACGTCGGCGGATCGACTCACTGACTGCTCGCGAGAAGGAGGTGTTGCGTGGTGTAGTCGAAGGGAAAGGCAGCAAGCGCATTGCCGCCGATCTTTCGATTAGCGTAAAAACGGTCGACGTGCACCGCGCAAGCATCAAGGACAAGGTTGGCGCGCCATCGATCGCGCAACTGGTGCGCGATGTGATGGCCGTCTGGGATCAGGACGCGCCGGCCGACGATAAGCAACGCTGA
- a CDS encoding SDR family NAD(P)-dependent oxidoreductase, translated as MSTRVVLVTGAAGGLGAVIAARFHAAGYRVAIGDIAHDAAQALARDLSADGSSACALELDVTSKAAFEAARDALIDRWGRIDVLVNNAGVSKVVPVMDISAEQFDQVINVNLRSVLFGCQVFGAHFANVGAGRIVNVASLAGQNGGSATGAHYAAAKGGVLTLTKVFARDLAAAGVTVNAISPGPMDLPIVHQSVPADKLAAVIGNIPVGKLGSADYVADIAALLAAENAYFANGACWDVNGGLFMR; from the coding sequence ATGTCGACCAGAGTAGTCCTTGTCACCGGCGCGGCCGGCGGTCTCGGTGCCGTCATCGCCGCCCGCTTTCATGCCGCGGGCTATCGTGTTGCGATCGGCGACATTGCACACGACGCCGCTCAAGCCCTCGCGCGCGATCTCAGCGCCGACGGCTCGAGCGCCTGTGCACTCGAACTGGACGTCACGTCGAAAGCGGCGTTCGAGGCTGCTCGCGACGCCTTGATAGACCGTTGGGGACGCATCGATGTGCTCGTGAACAACGCGGGTGTCTCGAAGGTCGTCCCCGTGATGGACATCAGCGCCGAGCAGTTCGATCAGGTTATTAACGTTAATCTGCGTAGTGTGCTGTTCGGCTGCCAGGTATTCGGCGCACACTTCGCCAACGTCGGCGCGGGGCGTATCGTGAATGTCGCATCGCTTGCCGGACAGAATGGCGGCTCGGCCACAGGCGCCCACTATGCTGCGGCCAAGGGCGGCGTGCTGACACTCACCAAGGTCTTCGCACGCGACCTCGCCGCAGCCGGGGTCACCGTCAACGCGATCTCGCCGGGCCCAATGGACCTGCCCATCGTGCACCAGAGCGTACCGGCCGACAAACTGGCCGCCGTGATCGGCAATATTCCGGTGGGCAAGCTGGGATCGGCAGATTACGTCGCGGATATCGCAGCGCTGCTCGCGGCCGAAAACGCGTACTTCGCCAACGGCGCGTGCTGGGATGTCAACGGTGGCCTGTTCATGCGATAG
- a CDS encoding acyl-CoA dehydrogenase family protein, producing the protein MSAIDSALSDAVAPSAPAAHPLSPKDGRRTTATASLPLDQVIAEIAAHREEFERLSHVPREVIALLKRAGVYRAGTPQRFGGDALAPGAFLQIIERIAVADGSTAWVASFGSANVYLAALPLETQAQIYADGPDQAFAGGLFPVQPGQPVEGGWRVNGTWKFASGCKGADWLGVGIGVGGPTGGKPRTAVFRPHQVDIVENWNVVGMQATGSHDLRVTDQFVPEAWTFVRGGEPTVDEPLYRYPTIAYAAQVLAVVNLGLARAALDVANQMSGGRKTTTGAPQLADRAYYRIELAKAEAQLRSARAFFYDTTDDVWQSILAGNPVTPEQVSLLRLSATHIAREGADVVHRAYRLGGTPAIYRTHPLQRLLRDSMVVTQHAFLGEGNFDGAGAVFVGVPPIPGYL; encoded by the coding sequence ATGTCCGCCATCGATAGCGCCCTCTCCGACGCTGTGGCCCCGAGTGCCCCTGCCGCACACCCGTTGTCCCCGAAAGACGGTAGACGCACGACTGCCACCGCCTCGTTGCCGCTCGATCAGGTGATCGCCGAGATCGCCGCCCATCGTGAGGAGTTCGAACGCCTGTCGCATGTCCCGCGCGAAGTGATTGCGCTGCTCAAACGGGCCGGTGTGTATCGCGCCGGCACGCCGCAGCGTTTTGGCGGCGATGCGCTGGCGCCCGGCGCTTTCCTGCAGATCATTGAGCGCATCGCGGTAGCCGATGGCTCCACGGCCTGGGTGGCAAGCTTCGGCTCCGCCAATGTATATCTCGCCGCACTCCCACTCGAAACCCAGGCGCAAATCTACGCCGACGGTCCCGATCAGGCGTTCGCGGGCGGTCTGTTTCCGGTGCAACCTGGGCAACCGGTCGAAGGCGGCTGGCGCGTTAATGGCACGTGGAAGTTTGCGAGCGGCTGCAAGGGAGCCGACTGGCTCGGTGTGGGCATCGGCGTGGGCGGCCCCACTGGAGGCAAACCGCGCACGGCCGTATTCCGGCCGCATCAGGTAGACATCGTCGAGAACTGGAATGTGGTCGGCATGCAGGCCACGGGCAGTCACGACCTGCGCGTGACCGACCAGTTCGTACCGGAAGCATGGACCTTCGTGCGCGGAGGCGAGCCCACCGTCGACGAACCGCTCTACCGCTATCCGACGATCGCCTATGCGGCGCAAGTGCTGGCCGTAGTGAATCTGGGCCTTGCGCGCGCGGCGCTTGACGTCGCCAACCAGATGTCGGGCGGCCGCAAGACGACCACTGGTGCACCGCAACTGGCAGATCGCGCTTACTACCGGATCGAGCTGGCCAAGGCGGAAGCGCAGTTGCGCTCGGCTCGCGCGTTCTTCTACGACACGACCGACGACGTGTGGCAGTCGATCCTCGCCGGCAACCCCGTCACCCCCGAACAGGTAAGCCTGCTGCGCCTGTCGGCCACGCACATCGCCCGTGAAGGAGCAGACGTCGTGCATCGCGCCTACCGTCTCGGCGGAACGCCTGCCATCTATCGCACCCATCCGCTACAGCGGCTATTGCGCGACTCGATGGTGGTCACGCAACACGCGTTCTTGGGCGAGGGCAACTTCGACGGAGCAGGTGCGGTGTTCGTCGGCGTGCCGCCGATTCCTGGCTACCTGTAA
- a CDS encoding PAS domain-containing sensor histidine kinase: protein MTFPAEEDFRSLLEALTLCVLLHDARTKAIVWANRAACDALGFTVDELLPLKAPDMTRPAPQYRREIGVGAMDRSISNGPQVYEWCYRSRTGVDMLSEAIATYVPLRERDVVMVQFRDISAEEALRQKLRRYESRLREFMQDLGEGVAVLTLQGRVEFISESGRRVLGMDEQSAMGEVLDYCSEQDRDRLIAQLDNAPRLRPSEPQRYRITRRDGAIRWLRITCRHIEIEDDLNGRLIHFRDITDDVEIEEVRRTEARMLEYAGRYNALGEMATAIAHELSQPLAAIRNFIEGAIRRLAQPGPPDDAIWGLRSADRQAEHAALIIKSVREYIVKREPIESHADLREVLADVAYFIELRAKDANVTVSIEQASEPLPVFCERILIGQVILNLAFNAIDALAHMPLPRRQLHLATLQDGTQALVQVIDRGPGVPADAHGRLFDGFSSSKVGGNGIGLTLCKNIVTRHGGQIWAKPVAQGGLECCFSLPLA, encoded by the coding sequence ATGACCTTTCCTGCCGAAGAAGACTTTCGTAGCCTGCTGGAAGCACTCACGCTGTGTGTGCTGCTGCACGACGCCAGGACGAAGGCGATTGTGTGGGCCAATCGTGCCGCCTGCGATGCGCTTGGCTTCACGGTTGACGAGTTGCTGCCGCTGAAGGCGCCCGACATGACGCGGCCTGCGCCGCAATATCGCCGGGAAATCGGTGTCGGTGCGATGGATCGCTCGATTTCCAACGGCCCGCAGGTCTACGAGTGGTGTTACCGCTCGCGAACCGGCGTCGACATGCTGTCGGAAGCGATCGCGACGTACGTGCCGCTGCGCGAGCGCGACGTCGTGATGGTGCAGTTTCGCGACATCAGCGCCGAAGAGGCACTGCGCCAGAAACTGCGTCGCTATGAATCTCGGCTGCGCGAATTCATGCAGGATCTCGGCGAAGGCGTCGCCGTGCTCACCCTGCAGGGCCGGGTGGAGTTCATCAGCGAATCGGGGCGTCGTGTGCTCGGCATGGATGAACAGTCCGCAATGGGGGAGGTGCTCGACTATTGCAGCGAACAGGACCGCGACCGTCTGATCGCGCAGCTCGACAATGCGCCCCGCCTGCGGCCATCGGAGCCACAGCGCTATCGCATTACGCGTCGGGATGGCGCGATTCGCTGGTTGCGCATTACGTGCCGGCACATCGAGATCGAAGACGATCTCAACGGCCGTCTGATTCACTTTCGCGACATTACCGACGATGTCGAGATCGAGGAGGTCCGCCGCACGGAGGCTCGCATGCTCGAATATGCGGGCCGCTATAACGCCCTGGGCGAAATGGCGACCGCGATTGCTCACGAACTGAGCCAGCCGCTGGCAGCGATACGCAATTTCATTGAAGGCGCGATTCGCCGTCTCGCGCAGCCGGGTCCGCCCGACGATGCGATCTGGGGATTGCGCAGCGCCGACCGGCAAGCCGAGCACGCGGCCCTGATCATCAAGAGCGTGCGCGAATATATCGTCAAACGTGAGCCGATCGAATCGCACGCGGATCTGCGCGAGGTGCTGGCCGATGTTGCGTATTTCATCGAGTTGCGTGCGAAAGATGCCAATGTCACGGTCTCCATCGAGCAGGCGAGCGAACCGTTGCCGGTGTTTTGCGAGCGGATCCTGATCGGACAAGTGATCCTCAACCTTGCGTTTAACGCCATTGATGCGCTCGCGCACATGCCTTTGCCGCGCCGCCAGTTGCATCTGGCGACCCTGCAGGACGGCACCCAGGCGCTCGTGCAGGTGATCGACCGCGGGCCTGGCGTGCCTGCCGATGCTCATGGGCGCCTGTTCGACGGCTTTTCTTCGTCGAAGGTGGGCGGCAACGGCATCGGCTTGACGCTGTGCAAGAACATCGTGACGCGGCATGGTGGTCAGATATGGGCGAAACCCGTCGCGCAAGGCGGTCTCGAGTGCTGTTTCTCGCTGCCGCTTGCATAG